The following are encoded together in the Acanthochromis polyacanthus isolate Apoly-LR-REF ecotype Palm Island chromosome 14, KAUST_Apoly_ChrSc, whole genome shotgun sequence genome:
- the agr1 gene encoding anterior gradient 1 — protein sequence MLRWVSFALLVGICASAGEEKKKTGNPPVSLSRGWGNTINWVKTYEDGLSKMEKSQKPLMVIHHREDCPHSQALKKVFAADKTVQKMAREGFIMLNVVEETGDPNLALDGYYVPRIVFVDPRKAVRNDIIGQYEQMFAYGPEDMGILADNMRKAKVLLKTEL from the exons ATGCTTCGCTGGGTCTCGTTTGCTTTGCTTGTTGGTATTTGTGCAAGTGCcggagaagagaaaaaaaagacagggaaCCCTCCTGTGTCCTTGTCAAGAG GATGGGGGAATACTATTAACTGGGTCAAAACTTATGAAGATGGTCTGTCAAAAATGGAGAAGAG TCAGAAACCTCTGATGGTCATTCATCATCGAGAAGACTGTCCACACTCTCAAG CGCTGAAGAAGGTATTTGCTGCTGACAAGACCGTCCAGAAAATGGCCAGAGAGGGTTTCATCATGCTCAACGTGGTG gaAGAGACTGGGGACCCAAACCTGGCACTTGATGGCTACTATGTTCCCAGAATTGTCTTTGTTG atCCAAGGAAGGCTGTGCGAAACGACATTATAGGACAGTATGAGCAAATGTTCGCCTACGGACCTGAAGACATGGGAATCT TGGCCGACAACATGAGGAAAGCCAAAGTCCTGCTGAAAACCGAACTCTGA